The genomic stretch TGCCCCTTAAGAAGGACTTTTTAGCTTCTTTTAAGTTATTAACATGAGCAGGAAAAATCATCATAAGGGGGATTAGTGTAAGAGAAGACAAGCTGCTATAAAATAAACCTCCCTTTATCATGGGTTTTATTCCATATTCAAAAACTGGCTGTATATTTTTAGATTCTATGTCAGGTAAGACAAAAATCATTAAAATAATGAGAAGCCCAATAACAAAAGGATATAAAACCTCTGCTGCTCGTGCAAAAGTTTCTAGGCCTAGACGTGTTCCCATGATAACAATAAGAACAAAAAGCGTATTGGTAAATTGAATAGGAGCCTCTGGTGTTATTTGAGTTGTTATGAAGTCTCCTGCAATCCACAAAATCATTGAACAATTTATGAATAAAAAAGAAAAATATAAAAGAGAAAGGGTTTTTCCCAGCCATTTCCCTAGTACACTCTCAGCATACTCTATTAAAGTCATATTGGAAAAATAATTTCCTACTGCATTGTAAAGGCATACTAAAAATAGTCCTAATATATTCCCTGCTATAGCACCTAGCCAAGCATCTTGTTTAACCGTTGTGGCTAGATCCACTGGACTAAACAGGATAGAAGTGCCAATAAAACACATGACTACTAATATTTCAAATTGATGAGGACTTATTTTCCAATTGTTAAACATACTGTTCTCCTTGACTTTATTTAAAAATATTTAATATGAAATCAGTAAATGGCTTGTAGATTACCGTAAGGAAATCAGATGGATTTGGTATATCTAAATTTAAGCTTTCTGCAATACTTAAAATTACTCCAAATATGAGTAAAATGAAAAATACCCATAGTTCCCTTTTTAGATTCCTTTCTACTAAAGAGGGAACCTCATATAATGTCATTCCAATTGCAACTGTTAGAATTCCTAAAATAGGCCACATAAAGTTTTACTCCTTTACTTCTTTATAGAAAGATTTAGTAATTGTACCTTGACGTCTAATCTTTGCAATAACCTTTATATTCACTTCTAGGTTTTCAAAT from Anaeromicrobium sediminis encodes the following:
- a CDS encoding GerAB/ArcD/ProY family transporter is translated as MFNNWKISPHQFEILVVMCFIGTSILFSPVDLATTVKQDAWLGAIAGNILGLFLVCLYNAVGNYFSNMTLIEYAESVLGKWLGKTLSLLYFSFLFINCSMILWIAGDFITTQITPEAPIQFTNTLFVLIVIMGTRLGLETFARAAEVLYPFVIGLLIILMIFVLPDIESKNIQPVFEYGIKPMIKGGLFYSSLSSLTLIPLMMIFPAHVNNLKEAKKSFLRGTLLGGFVIFLIVTLCILVLGQDMTARNAFPSYALAKKINIGNIIQRIEAIIAIIWFITTFYKMLLHFYGATLGLAQILNLKDYRPLTLPLGMILVVLSLVVFPNVTYAGIWNTTTWLPYVLTYGFFLPLLLLIVSLFRKSKKRI